One genomic segment of Scylla paramamosain isolate STU-SP2022 chromosome 11, ASM3559412v1, whole genome shotgun sequence includes these proteins:
- the LOC135104939 gene encoding uncharacterized protein LOC135104939: MRHDKRGRERKGKLGGREVTKEGEYMGAAAMSESGEASSASRSPSPPAPPGSTVRPQDDDDRHRDHSSRRLSGRHGCVRLRNSADARGSRGTSPASPPWSVVLDALADLRGEVEALKADRRQLPPPTGSAQVTVEDSTLGGWGLSPPCSATFSGFSARMSEDEAVSMPAAPADSTLIQGTKAFGPFDTVVADIDNRVAEMVNFLFDNGMREEDYKAMCEDDVVKRPNNCHALAPVECNPQVLEALKLDARKTDFRLKEVNKDILWASTIITKSLVALDDLAEQEGNPKLAHEVSMLNGALALLGNANHRNNLARRFVMKREINYKYAHLCSDKVPITRFLFGDDVSQSARQIEEAEKLRSKFSQKKPAFTSKFAGKRPGGYWNKPASRGYYARFQPYGQQGYGSRAAPRLPSTRQDVEPKNSKGRGGRSRQPQ, from the coding sequence TGCAGCAGCCATGTCGGAGTCTGGTGAAGCGTCCTCTGCCTCtcgatccccttcccctcctgccccacCTGGGTCCACTGTTCGCCCTCAAGATGATGACGACAGGCACAGGGATCATTCATCTCGTCGCTTGAGTGGGAGGCATGGTTGCGTGAGATTACGTAACAGTGCTGACGCACGTGGTTCCCGCGGCacttctcctgcttctccccCTTGGTCAGTTGTGTTGGACGCCTTGGCTGATTTGCGGGGTGAAGTGGAGGCCttgaaggcagacagacggcaACTACCACCCCCTACTGGGTCGGCGCAGGTGACTGTGGAGGACAGTACTCTGGGGGGCTGGGGTTTGTCACCTCCTTGTTCTGCCACTTTTTCTGGTTTCTCGGCCAGGATGAGTGAGGATGAGGCAGTGTCGATGCCTGCTGCCCCTGCTGACAGCACCTTAATTCAGGGCACTAAGGCCTTTGGTCCTTTTGACACGGTGGTTGCTGACATTGACAATAGAGTGGCAGAGATGGTAAACTTTCTCTTTGATAATggtatgagagaggaggactacAAGGCCATGTGTGAGGACGATGTTGTCAAGAGGCCTAATAACTGCCATGCTCTTGCGCCAGTGGAATGCAACCCACAGGTGTTGGAGGCCCTGAAGCTGGATGCCAGGAAGACAGACTTCCGCTTGAAGGAGGTAAATAAGGACATCCTGTGGGCttcaaccattatcaccaaatccTTAGTGGCACTGGATGATTTGGCTGAACAGGAAGGTAACCCCAAGTTGGCACATGAGGTGAGCATGCTAAATGGTGCATTGGCATTGCTAGGCAATGCCAATCACAGGAACAATTTGGCCAGGCGTTTTGTCATGAAACGCGagataaactataaatatgCTCATCTTTGTTCAGATAAGGTGCCAATTACTCGCTTTCTGTTCGGCGACGATGTGTCCCAGTCTGCCAGACAAATTGAGGAAGCGGAGAAACTGCGGAGTAAGTTCTCGCAGAAAAAGCCTGCCTTTACTAGCAAGTTCGCAGGTAAACGCCCTGGTGGATATTGGAACAAGCCTGCTAGTAGGGGATATTACGCCAGGTTCCAACCCTACGGGCAACAGGGGTATGGCTCCAGGGCTGCCCCACGACTGCCTTCCACTCGTCAGGATGTGGAGCCAAAAAACTCCAAGGGACGGGGCGGCCGCAGCAGGCAGCCCCAGTAA